The Anastrepha ludens isolate Willacy chromosome 2, idAnaLude1.1, whole genome shotgun sequence genome contains a region encoding:
- the LOC128855784 gene encoding uncharacterized protein LOC128855784 isoform X2 — translation MRTFVVLCLVAVASAQYNYQQQGPVDLSGLAPSGAAQLSQPIQPAQNEYNKEFYTYSAPEHEFNDIGANDNIADSLKKNLRVVFIKGPENTGLENAALQLAKSAGDERTAIYVLNKQADIGDLANRLNSLQSNSNKPEVHFVKYRTPADAENAQRAIQSQYDSLPGPSSSSAGGAAPVLNFASLAPQAAPAPVAPATSYIPPQASYLPPGRRF, via the exons ATGCGTACATTTGTG GTCCTGTGCTTGGTTGCCGTCGCTTCGGCTCAATACAACTATCAACAACAAGGACCAGTTGATCTGTCCGGTTTAGCACCAAGTGGTGCCGCTCAACTCTCTCAGCCCATCCAACCAGCACAGAATGAATACAACAAAGAATTTTACACCTACTCGGCCCCAGAACACGAATTTAACGATATTGGGGCCAACGACAACATCGCCGACTCACTGAAAAAGAACTTGCGTGTGGTCTTCATCAAGGGACCCGAAAACACTGGACTCGAGAATGCCGCTTTGCAACTGGCCAAATCGGCTGGCGATGAGCGCACTGCCATCTATGTGCTTAACAAGCAAGCGGACATCGGTGATTTGGCCAATAGATTGAACTCGCTGcagagcaacagcaacaaacctGAGGTGCACTTCGTTAAGTACAGGACACCCGCCGATGCTGAAAATGCCCAACGCGCCATCCAATCGCAGTACGATTCTCTGCCCGGCCCATCCTCCAGCAGTGCTGGCGGTGCTGCACCAGTCCTGAACTTTGCCTCTCTGGCACCTCAGGCTGCTCCCGCCCCAGTCGCACCAGCCACCTCGTACATTCCACCACAAGCGTCGTATTTGCCTCCCGGCAGAAGATTCTAA
- the LOC128855783 gene encoding uncharacterized protein LOC128855783 isoform X2, translated as MRTFVVLCLVAVASAQYNYPQQGAVDLSGLAPSGGAQLSQPIQPAQNEYNKEFYTYSAPEQEFSDIGANDNIANSLKKNLRVVFIKGPENTGLENAALQLAKSAGDERTAIYVLNKQADIGDLANRLNSLQSNSNKPEVHFVKYRTPADAENAQRAIQSQYDSLPGPSSSSAGGAAPVLNFASQAPHAAPAPVAPATSYIPPQASYLPPGRRF; from the exons ATGCGTACATTTGTG GTCCTGTGCTTGGTTGCCGTCGCGTCGGCTCAATACAACTACCCTCAACAAGGAGCAGTTGATCTCTCCGGTTTAGCACCAAGTGGTGGCGCTCAACTCTCTCAGCCCATCCAACCAGCACAGAATGAATACAACAAGGAATTTTACACCTACTCGGCTCCAGAACAAGAATTTAGCGATATTGGTGCCAACGACAACATCGCCAACTCACTGAAAAAGAACTTGCGTGTGGTCTTCATCAAGGGACCCGAAAACACTGGACTCGAGAATGCCGCTTTGCAACTGGCCAAATCGGCTGGCGATGAGCGCACTGCCATCTATGTGCTTAACAAGCAAGCGGACATCGGTGATTTGGCCAATAGATTGAACTCGCTGcagagcaacagcaacaaacctGAGGTGCACTTCGTTAAGTACAGGACACCCGCCGATGCTGAAAATGCCCAACGCGCCATCCAATCGCAGTACGATTCTCTGCCCGGCCCATCCTCCAGCAGTGCTGGCGGTGCTGCACCGGTCCTGAACTTTGCCTCTCAGGCACCTCATGCTGCTCCCGCCCCAGTTGCACCAGCCACCTCGTACATTCCACCACAAGCGTCGTATTTGCCTCCCGGCAGAAGATTCTAA
- the LOC128855784 gene encoding uncharacterized protein LOC128855784 isoform X1, with the protein MARCNTKVLCLVAVASAQYNYQQQGPVDLSGLAPSGAAQLSQPIQPAQNEYNKEFYTYSAPEHEFNDIGANDNIADSLKKNLRVVFIKGPENTGLENAALQLAKSAGDERTAIYVLNKQADIGDLANRLNSLQSNSNKPEVHFVKYRTPADAENAQRAIQSQYDSLPGPSSSSAGGAAPVLNFASLAPQAAPAPVAPATSYIPPQASYLPPGRRF; encoded by the exons ATGGCTCGTTGCAACACAAAG GTCCTGTGCTTGGTTGCCGTCGCTTCGGCTCAATACAACTATCAACAACAAGGACCAGTTGATCTGTCCGGTTTAGCACCAAGTGGTGCCGCTCAACTCTCTCAGCCCATCCAACCAGCACAGAATGAATACAACAAAGAATTTTACACCTACTCGGCCCCAGAACACGAATTTAACGATATTGGGGCCAACGACAACATCGCCGACTCACTGAAAAAGAACTTGCGTGTGGTCTTCATCAAGGGACCCGAAAACACTGGACTCGAGAATGCCGCTTTGCAACTGGCCAAATCGGCTGGCGATGAGCGCACTGCCATCTATGTGCTTAACAAGCAAGCGGACATCGGTGATTTGGCCAATAGATTGAACTCGCTGcagagcaacagcaacaaacctGAGGTGCACTTCGTTAAGTACAGGACACCCGCCGATGCTGAAAATGCCCAACGCGCCATCCAATCGCAGTACGATTCTCTGCCCGGCCCATCCTCCAGCAGTGCTGGCGGTGCTGCACCAGTCCTGAACTTTGCCTCTCTGGCACCTCAGGCTGCTCCCGCCCCAGTCGCACCAGCCACCTCGTACATTCCACCACAAGCGTCGTATTTGCCTCCCGGCAGAAGATTCTAA
- the LOC128855783 gene encoding uncharacterized protein LOC128855783 isoform X1, which produces MARCNTKVLCLVAVASAQYNYPQQGAVDLSGLAPSGGAQLSQPIQPAQNEYNKEFYTYSAPEQEFSDIGANDNIANSLKKNLRVVFIKGPENTGLENAALQLAKSAGDERTAIYVLNKQADIGDLANRLNSLQSNSNKPEVHFVKYRTPADAENAQRAIQSQYDSLPGPSSSSAGGAAPVLNFASQAPHAAPAPVAPATSYIPPQASYLPPGRRF; this is translated from the exons ATGGCTCGTTGCAACACAAAG GTCCTGTGCTTGGTTGCCGTCGCGTCGGCTCAATACAACTACCCTCAACAAGGAGCAGTTGATCTCTCCGGTTTAGCACCAAGTGGTGGCGCTCAACTCTCTCAGCCCATCCAACCAGCACAGAATGAATACAACAAGGAATTTTACACCTACTCGGCTCCAGAACAAGAATTTAGCGATATTGGTGCCAACGACAACATCGCCAACTCACTGAAAAAGAACTTGCGTGTGGTCTTCATCAAGGGACCCGAAAACACTGGACTCGAGAATGCCGCTTTGCAACTGGCCAAATCGGCTGGCGATGAGCGCACTGCCATCTATGTGCTTAACAAGCAAGCGGACATCGGTGATTTGGCCAATAGATTGAACTCGCTGcagagcaacagcaacaaacctGAGGTGCACTTCGTTAAGTACAGGACACCCGCCGATGCTGAAAATGCCCAACGCGCCATCCAATCGCAGTACGATTCTCTGCCCGGCCCATCCTCCAGCAGTGCTGGCGGTGCTGCACCGGTCCTGAACTTTGCCTCTCAGGCACCTCATGCTGCTCCCGCCCCAGTTGCACCAGCCACCTCGTACATTCCACCACAAGCGTCGTATTTGCCTCCCGGCAGAAGATTCTAA